A portion of the Bacillota bacterium genome contains these proteins:
- a CDS encoding ABC transporter permease has product MRRKRGSKLLEYGITLWLVITLNFLLPRIIPGDPFLVLTSADPENEEVVLSEEQRQFFFHYYGLDRPLGEQYLSYIWELFRGNLGYSLYYKEPVSQIILRRLPWTAFMVIAAVVFSTGIGVILGSISAWYREKWLDRLLFLNMIFLSEIPAFLLGLMLLFTFAAGLGLFPLSGAITHFIDYHGWWEKLLDILHHAFLPVVALTIAHLGGMYLLARNSMVTVLEKDYLRTAWAKGLPKRRIIFRHALRNALLPIVTRVFLSLGSLVGGAILVENVFAYPGLGHLMRESVKFHDYPVIQGIFLVVTICVLTANFFADLVYKKLDPRVGDAE; this is encoded by the coding sequence ATGCGGCGGAAGAGAGGTTCGAAGCTCCTGGAATACGGCATCACCCTCTGGCTTGTGATCACCTTAAACTTTCTTCTCCCCAGGATAATACCGGGCGATCCCTTCCTGGTGCTCACCTCGGCTGATCCGGAAAATGAGGAAGTCGTGCTGAGCGAAGAGCAGAGGCAGTTTTTCTTTCACTACTACGGTCTGGACAGGCCTCTTGGTGAGCAGTATCTGTCTTATATCTGGGAGTTATTCCGCGGGAATTTAGGGTACAGTTTGTATTACAAGGAGCCGGTAAGCCAGATTATCCTGCGCCGGCTACCATGGACGGCATTTATGGTAATTGCGGCGGTTGTATTTAGCACCGGCATCGGCGTTATTTTGGGCAGCATATCTGCCTGGTACCGGGAGAAATGGCTGGATAGACTCTTGTTTTTAAATATGATTTTTCTCTCGGAAATTCCGGCCTTTCTCTTGGGGCTTATGCTTCTTTTTACATTCGCCGCGGGGCTGGGCCTGTTCCCATTATCAGGAGCGATAACCCACTTTATCGATTATCATGGCTGGTGGGAAAAGCTTTTGGATATTTTACACCATGCTTTTTTACCGGTGGTTGCTCTAACCATTGCCCACCTGGGCGGCATGTATTTGCTTGCCAGAAATAGCATGGTAACGGTATTGGAAAAGGATTACCTGCGTACTGCCTGGGCAAAAGGACTTCCCAAAAGACGGATCATTTTTCGTCATGCTCTGAGAAATGCCCTGCTTCCTATAGTAACACGCGTGTTCTTAAGCCTTGGTTCTCTTGTGGGTGGCGCCATACTTGTGGAAAATGTTTTTGCTTATCCGGGGCTGGGGCATTTAATGCGAGAATCGGTAAAGTTTCATGATTATCCAGTTATCCAGGGGATTTTTCTGGTAGTAACCATATGTGTTTTAACGGCGAATTTCTTTGCTGATTTAGTTTACAAAAAACTTGACCCGCGGGTCGGTGATGCGGAGTAG
- a CDS encoding diguanylate phosphodiesterase produces MRRKNSLFILIMLLVFSLSVALFGCGKDQASSEQKADLVKSEKKQQADTIRLGGGDWGYPTPFAHYSRGPGSRKMRLIFDTLVASDAEGKILPRLAADWQVSEDGLVYTFKLRPGVKWHDGQLLTAEDVAFSYEYQKQYPPVSAADLSAVRKVEAVDGQTLRIELGQPEPRFLANLASFTIIPKHIWEKVTDPYNFVAPEAAVGSGPYRLTDYSKEHGTYRFEVNQDFWGSKPRVKVIEFVPVSEEVLAFEQGEVDRITIPPDLLPRFENNPEYRVMRYETTWAYRLYFNMKRRPELADKVFRQALAYAINRQELVEKVERGAAVPGNPGVLHPNNKLYNPQVPQYPYNRQKAEDLLNGLGYKDTDGDGVRESSRGKKLSFQLLADEGSARLAELIKQQLALIGVEINVKAVDMKTRDARFKEGDFELCINGSGGGEDLKEITSKSKARATTTTAAVIGYHNPEVDRLYSAQEKETDPKKRRQLMAELQQIVAEDLPKLTLYYKNSLAVHRPSVYDGWSQETYHSDSRENFVDD; encoded by the coding sequence ATGCGGAGGAAAAACTCATTATTTATCTTGATTATGCTTTTGGTTTTTTCTTTAAGTGTTGCTCTGTTCGGTTGCGGAAAAGATCAGGCATCAAGTGAACAAAAAGCTGATTTGGTAAAAAGTGAGAAAAAACAGCAAGCAGACACAATCAGGTTAGGAGGAGGAGATTGGGGATACCCGACACCTTTTGCCCATTATTCCAGAGGTCCAGGTTCTCGCAAGATGCGCCTGATTTTCGATACCCTCGTGGCCAGCGATGCCGAGGGTAAGATCCTTCCCAGACTGGCCGCTGATTGGCAGGTCAGCGAGGACGGCCTGGTCTACACCTTTAAGCTCCGGCCCGGAGTAAAGTGGCACGACGGCCAGCTGCTCACAGCCGAAGACGTGGCTTTCAGCTATGAATACCAGAAGCAGTACCCCCCAGTCAGTGCTGCTGATCTTTCTGCTGTAAGAAAAGTGGAGGCCGTGGACGGCCAGACGCTGAGGATAGAGCTTGGCCAGCCGGAACCCCGTTTTTTGGCCAACCTGGCAAGTTTCACCATTATCCCGAAGCACATCTGGGAAAAAGTCACCGATCCCTATAACTTCGTTGCTCCCGAGGCCGCAGTGGGATCGGGACCTTACAGGTTGACTGATTACAGCAAGGAGCACGGCACGTATCGATTTGAGGTCAATCAAGACTTCTGGGGGAGCAAGCCGCGCGTTAAGGTGATCGAGTTTGTTCCGGTGAGCGAGGAGGTCCTGGCTTTCGAGCAGGGGGAAGTCGACCGGATCACAATTCCGCCCGACCTTTTGCCCCGGTTCGAAAATAATCCAGAGTACCGGGTCATGCGCTATGAGACCACGTGGGCCTACCGGCTTTATTTTAATATGAAGCGGCGGCCGGAACTGGCTGACAAGGTTTTCCGCCAGGCCCTGGCCTATGCCATTAACCGCCAGGAGTTGGTGGAAAAGGTGGAGCGCGGCGCTGCGGTGCCGGGGAACCCTGGCGTGCTGCACCCCAACAACAAGCTTTACAATCCCCAGGTGCCTCAATACCCTTATAACCGGCAGAAAGCGGAAGACCTCTTAAATGGCCTGGGCTATAAGGACACCGACGGCGACGGGGTACGGGAGAGCAGTCGCGGGAAGAAGTTGAGCTTCCAGTTGCTGGCCGACGAGGGAAGCGCCCGCCTGGCAGAACTGATCAAGCAGCAGCTGGCCCTGATAGGTGTGGAGATCAACGTGAAGGCTGTCGATATGAAGACGAGGGACGCCCGCTTTAAGGAGGGAGACTTTGAGCTCTGCATCAACGGCAGCGGCGGCGGGGAAGACCTAAAGGAGATAACCAGTAAAAGCAAGGCCAGGGCTACAACTACCACCGCAGCAGTGATCGGTTACCATAACCCGGAGGTCGACAGGTTGTATTCCGCCCAGGAGAAAGAAACCGATCCTAAAAAGCGCCGGCAACTGATGGCCGAGCTGCAGCAAATCGTGGCTGAAGACCTGCCCAAGCTTACTTTATATTATAAAAACTCCTTGGCGGTGCACCGGCCTTCGGTATACGACGGTTGGAGCCAGGAAACCTATCACAGCGACAGCCGGGAAAACTTTGTGGACGACTGA